A genomic region of Maridesulfovibrio bastinii DSM 16055 contains the following coding sequences:
- the aspS gene encoding aspartate--tRNA ligase, translating to MSEQMDERSYDEYRVIEDLGGWKRTHSCNELTAANIGDEVLLMGWVQFRRDHGGLIFIDLRDREGLTQVVFSPEHNTDAHERAHAIRSEYVVAVKGVVRARPDGMINTGMKTGEVEIVVDEWKLLNTSDTPPFAIEDRTDASEMLRLKYRFLDLRRPVLAKNFILRNKAAQSVRRYLDGRGFLEVETPVLTKSTPEGARDFLVPSRLNNGEFYALPQSPQLFKQMLMVSGLDRYFQIVKCFRDEDLRADRQPEFTQIDIEMSFTDEEQVMDLAENMVRTLFKETIDVELPSEFPRMTFAEAIRDYGVDKPDVRFDLKLQDVTEIFRGSDFKVFGKAEVVKVLRVPNGGELSRKEIDEYTKFVEIYGSKGLAWIKVKEDAWQSPIVKFFSEDEKAKLAEITGVKPGDILFFQAGQADIANTALGSLRIKLGERFGLIDEKAFAPMWVTDFPLLEYNPDEKRYVARHHPFTSPQPGQLDTVSEKPDEALARAYDLVLNGNEIGGGSIRIHTPEMQEKMFKALGISEEEARSKFGFLMDALKFGAPPHGGIAFGLDRLIMIMCGAKSIRDVIAFPKTQKATCLMTEAPGTVSSRQLRELGIRLREKKEA from the coding sequence ATGTCAGAACAGATGGATGAACGCAGTTACGATGAATACCGGGTTATTGAAGACCTGGGAGGCTGGAAGCGCACCCACTCATGTAATGAGCTGACCGCCGCTAATATCGGTGATGAAGTCCTTCTTATGGGCTGGGTTCAGTTTCGCCGCGACCATGGCGGTCTTATTTTTATCGACCTGCGTGACCGCGAAGGTCTTACTCAGGTTGTTTTCAGCCCCGAGCATAATACCGACGCACATGAACGCGCCCATGCCATCCGTTCCGAGTATGTTGTTGCTGTAAAAGGTGTTGTGCGCGCCCGTCCTGACGGCATGATCAATACCGGTATGAAAACCGGTGAAGTTGAAATTGTCGTAGATGAATGGAAGCTGCTTAATACTTCCGATACTCCGCCGTTTGCCATTGAAGACAGAACAGATGCTTCAGAAATGCTGCGTCTCAAGTACCGTTTTCTTGACCTGCGCCGCCCTGTCCTCGCTAAAAATTTTATTCTGCGCAACAAAGCTGCCCAGTCAGTTCGCCGCTATCTTGACGGAAGGGGATTTCTTGAAGTCGAGACTCCTGTGCTGACTAAAAGCACACCTGAAGGTGCAAGAGATTTTCTGGTACCAAGCCGCCTCAATAACGGCGAATTCTACGCTCTGCCGCAGTCTCCTCAGCTTTTTAAACAGATGCTGATGGTTTCCGGTCTTGATCGTTATTTCCAGATCGTCAAATGTTTCCGCGATGAAGATTTGCGCGCCGATCGTCAGCCTGAATTTACTCAGATTGATATTGAAATGAGCTTCACTGACGAAGAGCAGGTGATGGACCTTGCTGAAAATATGGTTCGTACCCTTTTCAAGGAAACCATAGACGTTGAGCTTCCTTCTGAATTTCCGAGAATGACTTTTGCTGAAGCCATCCGTGATTACGGTGTGGATAAGCCTGATGTCCGTTTTGATCTTAAGCTTCAGGATGTGACTGAAATCTTCCGCGGATCAGATTTCAAGGTCTTCGGTAAAGCTGAAGTTGTTAAAGTTCTGCGTGTTCCCAATGGCGGAGAACTGAGCCGCAAGGAAATTGACGAATATACCAAGTTCGTTGAAATCTACGGTTCCAAGGGACTAGCCTGGATCAAAGTTAAAGAGGATGCCTGGCAGTCACCAATCGTTAAATTCTTCAGTGAAGATGAAAAAGCAAAGCTTGCTGAAATTACCGGAGTAAAGCCCGGAGATATTCTTTTCTTCCAGGCCGGACAGGCTGATATAGCAAACACCGCTCTTGGTTCACTCAGAATCAAACTCGGCGAACGCTTCGGACTTATTGATGAAAAGGCTTTCGCTCCGATGTGGGTTACAGACTTTCCGCTGCTTGAGTACAATCCTGATGAAAAAAGATATGTTGCCAGACATCATCCTTTCACTTCACCGCAGCCGGGACAGCTGGATACAGTAAGTGAAAAGCCGGATGAAGCTCTTGCAAGAGCTTATGACCTTGTTTTGAACGGTAATGAGATCGGTGGCGGTTCCATCCGTATCCATACTCCTGAAATGCAGGAGAAAATGTTCAAGGCTCTCGGTATAAGTGAAGAAGAAGCCCGCTCCAAATTCGGTTTCCTTATGGATGCTTTGAAATTCGGTGCACCGCCTCATGGAGGCATTGCCTTTGGTCTGGACAGACTTATTATGATAATGTGCGGAGCAAAATCCATCCGTGACGTTATAGCTTTCCCCAAAACTCAGAAAGCTACATGTCTTATGACCGAAGCACCCGGCACTGTTTCAAGCCGCCAGCTTCGTGAACTTGGAATCAGGCTGCGCGAAAAGAAAGAAGCATAG
- a CDS encoding DUF116 domain-containing protein has protein sequence MNQEKDNTKKRLFIGLITACSFLLCLFLGMLWYVPFMGISFFGSWASWILGLVVGLIILVICWAYAGLLVNIVLHKTFLFSKRSRGLTIKLFLPLMTMLGRIFGLSKRRIRASFIKVNNELVLTEAGTYAPDKILMLTPHCLQNSHCNMRLTYDVDNCKRCGKCCIKGLLELRDRYGANFAVATGGTIARRIVVNTRPKLIIAIACERDLSSGIQDTYPLPVYGVLNERPNGPCLDTQVALSDVEKALRRFIKSDMLPDDLENNTVLTPITGL, from the coding sequence GTGAATCAGGAAAAAGATAATACTAAAAAACGTCTTTTCATCGGCCTTATAACTGCGTGCAGTTTTCTGCTGTGTCTGTTTCTGGGAATGCTCTGGTATGTTCCTTTTATGGGAATATCCTTTTTCGGGTCATGGGCATCGTGGATTCTTGGACTGGTGGTCGGTTTAATTATATTAGTGATCTGCTGGGCTTATGCCGGCCTGCTGGTCAATATTGTTCTTCATAAAACTTTTTTGTTTTCCAAAAGGTCACGAGGGCTGACTATAAAACTTTTTTTGCCCCTCATGACAATGCTTGGAAGAATTTTCGGACTTTCAAAGCGTAGGATCAGGGCTTCATTTATTAAAGTTAACAACGAGCTGGTACTGACTGAAGCCGGGACCTATGCTCCTGATAAGATCCTGATGCTGACTCCGCACTGTCTTCAGAACAGTCATTGCAATATGCGCCTTACTTATGACGTTGATAACTGTAAACGTTGTGGTAAATGCTGCATAAAGGGATTGCTTGAGCTGCGTGACAGGTATGGTGCTAATTTTGCCGTGGCAACCGGCGGAACGATTGCAAGACGCATTGTTGTTAATACCAGACCCAAACTCATAATCGCCATAGCCTGTGAACGTGATCTTTCGAGCGGGATTCAGGATACATATCCTCTGCCGGTCTATGGTGTGCTTAATGAGCGTCCCAACGGACCATGTCTTGATACTCAGGTGGCTTTGAGTGATGTTGAAAAAGCTTTACGCAGGTTTATAAAATCTGACATGCTTCCTGACGACCTTGAAAACAATACCGTACTTACTCCTATTACCGGTCTTTAA
- the fmt gene encoding methionyl-tRNA formyltransferase: protein MAEESVMKKRVVFMGTPDFAAVILKDLLEWGGCDIIGVYTQPDRPGGRGQKLRQSPVKETALEWNLPVYQPVNFKDKADIETLRSLEPDYLVVAAYGLILPQDVLDCAKIMPINVHASLLPKYRGAAPIQRAIENGEAATGITIMKMEAGLDTGPMLLQHALGIAWDDYAGKIHDELAAMGGPMVIETMQRYDDGTMSVFKQDDELATYAAKLSKEDGLIDWNRPAGKVHDQIRAMHPWPGAYFFWKNEDGNDELRLNIYPGRVSDESAEGIKPGTLLEQPGGILGIACADKIYLVDKIKPAGKKAMDSQGFLCGYLGRCCIIEHKD from the coding sequence ATGGCTGAAGAATCAGTAATGAAAAAACGTGTAGTGTTTATGGGCACCCCGGATTTCGCGGCTGTAATACTCAAGGATCTCCTTGAGTGGGGCGGCTGTGATATTATTGGTGTTTATACACAGCCTGACCGTCCGGGTGGAAGAGGGCAAAAGCTGCGTCAGTCTCCTGTCAAGGAAACCGCACTTGAGTGGAATCTTCCGGTGTACCAGCCGGTTAACTTCAAGGATAAAGCTGATATAGAGACCTTAAGATCTCTTGAGCCTGATTACCTTGTTGTTGCCGCTTACGGTCTTATTCTGCCTCAGGATGTACTTGATTGCGCTAAGATCATGCCGATCAATGTTCATGCTTCACTTCTGCCGAAATACCGTGGAGCTGCTCCCATCCAGCGCGCTATTGAAAATGGCGAAGCCGCTACCGGTATAACCATAATGAAAATGGAAGCCGGACTTGATACCGGCCCCATGCTTCTGCAGCATGCTTTAGGAATTGCCTGGGATGATTATGCCGGAAAGATTCATGATGAGCTTGCGGCGATGGGCGGACCTATGGTTATTGAAACCATGCAGAGGTACGACGATGGCACTATGAGTGTTTTCAAACAGGATGATGAACTTGCCACCTATGCCGCAAAACTGAGCAAAGAGGATGGCCTGATAGACTGGAACCGTCCTGCCGGTAAAGTTCATGATCAGATCAGGGCTATGCATCCATGGCCCGGTGCTTATTTTTTCTGGAAAAATGAAGACGGAAATGACGAACTTCGTCTTAATATTTATCCCGGCAGGGTTTCTGATGAAAGTGCCGAGGGAATAAAACCCGGAACTCTTCTGGAGCAGCCCGGCGGAATACTTGGCATAGCCTGCGCCGATAAAATTTATCTTGTTGATAAGATCAAGCCGGCTGGTAAAAAAGCTATGGATTCTCAGGGTTTTCTCTGTGGCTATCTTGGACGCTGCTGTATAATTGAGCATAAAGATTAG
- a CDS encoding helix-turn-helix domain-containing protein: MTAENHAYEEIAPRLRELRNAVEMSVDELAVKTGVTPDEVSLYESGKEEIPVSYLMNVARVCGVGLTVLISGMEAHLTNYTVVRNGEGLSVDRRKDYDYKNLAPAFVGRRMEPFLIDVPPKDSSALNFTSHQGQEFIYVLDGSLELRLDENIIILNEGDSLYFDSKTPHALRGLNGVTARMLDVIL; this comes from the coding sequence ATGACTGCGGAAAATCATGCTTATGAAGAAATAGCCCCAAGATTAAGGGAGCTTCGAAATGCTGTTGAAATGAGTGTTGATGAGCTTGCTGTAAAAACAGGGGTCACTCCTGATGAAGTGAGTCTCTATGAATCAGGTAAGGAAGAAATTCCGGTCAGTTATTTAATGAACGTTGCCAGAGTGTGCGGAGTTGGACTTACAGTTCTCATTTCAGGCATGGAGGCCCACCTGACCAATTATACTGTTGTCAGAAATGGCGAAGGTCTTAGTGTTGACCGCCGTAAAGACTACGATTACAAAAATCTTGCACCTGCGTTTGTCGGGCGCAGAATGGAACCGTTTTTAATTGATGTGCCGCCTAAGGACTCTTCAGCTTTGAATTTTACTTCACATCAGGGTCAGGAATTTATTTACGTTCTTGATGGTTCTCTTGAGCTAAGGCTTGATGAAAATATTATTATTCTGAATGAAGGTGATTCCCTCTATTTTGATTCGAAAACACCTCATGCGCTGCGCGGTTTGAATGGCGTAACTGCGCGTATGCTGGATGTTATCCTTTAG
- a CDS encoding AMP-binding protein, whose product MQKKKYSSYEEFCKEYKVEIPEKYNFAFDFVDDVAANEPDRLAMVHVDDNGKRTDLDFEYFSRESSRLANALAATGLRKGDRVMIILYRRIDWWVSMLACHKLGAVPVPSPNLLTPHDIEFRVNFAKIKAVIVENSVSDRIEEARKNCPSLDVLIEAGSDTAENGWLSLTEICKGVDDSFPRPEDAACDDDPLLIFFSSGTTGHPKMVEHTHKYAMGHYLTGVYWHDLEPGDLHLTVADTGWGKAVWGKFYGQWMAGATAFVWDFRGKFDPAKLLSIMSEHKITTFCAPPTVFRFMVREDLSQYDLSSLRHCTTAGELLNYSVFEQWKEATGLSIYEGYGQTETTLQIATFPFMEPKPGSIGKPVPGWDIVLRDSEGKPCPDGEEGEICIRVDPERPVGLFTGYLDEPHKTARAIVDGWYHTGDKAWKDENGYLWFLGRTDDLIKSSGYRIGPFEVESALITHEAVVEAAITGVPDPVRGQAVKATIVLADGFEGTEALTKELQNHVKKETAPYKYPRVIEYVAELPKTISGKIKRAEIRSRDEEKSSK is encoded by the coding sequence ATGCAGAAAAAGAAATACAGCTCCTACGAGGAGTTTTGTAAGGAATACAAAGTTGAGATTCCGGAAAAATACAACTTTGCATTTGATTTTGTAGATGACGTTGCCGCAAATGAGCCTGACCGGCTGGCAATGGTACATGTTGATGACAACGGTAAGCGTACCGATCTTGATTTTGAATATTTCAGCAGGGAATCTTCACGGCTGGCCAATGCTCTGGCTGCAACAGGGCTGCGTAAAGGCGACCGGGTTATGATTATCCTTTACCGCCGCATAGACTGGTGGGTTTCAATGCTGGCCTGCCATAAGCTTGGAGCTGTGCCTGTACCATCTCCTAATCTGCTGACCCCGCATGATATTGAATTCAGAGTTAATTTTGCAAAAATTAAAGCAGTTATTGTTGAGAATTCTGTTTCAGACCGTATTGAGGAAGCCCGTAAAAATTGCCCCAGTCTTGATGTTCTGATAGAGGCCGGAAGTGATACGGCTGAAAACGGATGGCTGTCATTAACTGAAATCTGCAAAGGAGTAGATGACAGCTTTCCGCGCCCGGAAGATGCTGCCTGTGATGACGATCCGCTATTGATATTTTTCTCTTCCGGAACAACAGGGCATCCGAAAATGGTTGAGCATACCCATAAATATGCAATGGGCCATTACCTTACCGGTGTTTACTGGCATGACCTTGAACCCGGAGACCTGCATCTGACTGTTGCTGACACCGGATGGGGAAAAGCCGTCTGGGGTAAATTTTACGGTCAGTGGATGGCCGGTGCAACTGCATTTGTCTGGGATTTTCGTGGAAAATTCGATCCTGCCAAGCTGCTGAGCATTATGTCCGAGCACAAGATCACAACTTTCTGCGCTCCGCCTACAGTTTTCAGATTTATGGTCAGGGAAGACCTTTCACAGTATGATCTTTCCTCCTTGCGTCACTGCACCACAGCCGGTGAACTTCTTAACTATTCTGTTTTTGAACAGTGGAAGGAAGCTACCGGGCTGAGTATTTACGAAGGCTACGGCCAGACTGAAACCACTCTCCAGATAGCAACATTTCCGTTTATGGAGCCTAAACCCGGTTCCATAGGAAAGCCTGTTCCCGGATGGGATATTGTGCTTCGTGATTCCGAAGGAAAACCCTGCCCTGACGGTGAAGAAGGCGAGATCTGCATCAGAGTTGACCCCGAGCGTCCTGTAGGCCTTTTTACCGGGTATCTTGATGAACCCCATAAAACCGCCAGAGCCATTGTTGATGGCTGGTATCATACTGGAGACAAAGCCTGGAAGGATGAAAACGGGTATCTGTGGTTTCTCGGACGTACCGATGACCTTATCAAAAGTTCCGGCTACAGAATCGGACCCTTTGAGGTCGAGAGTGCTTTGATTACCCATGAAGCGGTTGTTGAAGCAGCTATCACAGGTGTTCCTGATCCCGTAAGGGGGCAGGCTGTCAAAGCGACAATTGTCCTTGCTGACGGATTCGAAGGAACTGAAGCACTGACAAAAGAACTTCAGAATCATGTGAAAAAGGAAACAGCTCCATATAAATATCCTCGTGTTATAGAATATGTGGCTGAACTTCCGAAAACAATAAGCGGCAAGATTAAAAGAGCTGAAATAAGATCGCGTGATGAGGAAAAATCTTCGAAATAG
- the def gene encoding peptide deformylase, protein MKLDIVKYPEAVLAEKCSEVKEITPELKELIDNMVETMYEDDGIGLAAPQVGKAIRLIVIDPSGPKSREDLHVIVNPVIIEREGEVDSEEGCLSCPGFSCVVKRSEKVTVTGMDENGNDVRIEADQMKAIVLQHEIDHLEGITLVNKVGRLKKAMYDKKIKKWLKNQ, encoded by the coding sequence ATGAAACTTGATATAGTAAAGTATCCCGAAGCGGTATTGGCTGAAAAATGCTCCGAGGTGAAAGAGATTACCCCGGAACTTAAAGAGCTGATTGATAACATGGTGGAGACCATGTACGAGGATGACGGAATAGGTCTTGCCGCACCGCAGGTCGGTAAGGCGATCAGGCTGATTGTCATTGATCCGTCAGGCCCCAAAAGCCGCGAAGATTTGCATGTTATTGTTAATCCGGTGATTATTGAAAGGGAAGGAGAGGTCGACTCGGAAGAAGGTTGTCTTTCCTGCCCGGGATTCAGCTGCGTTGTTAAACGCAGTGAAAAGGTCACAGTTACCGGTATGGATGAAAACGGTAATGATGTGCGCATTGAAGCTGATCAGATGAAAGCTATTGTTTTACAGCATGAAATTGATCATCTTGAAGGTATAACTCTTGTGAATAAAGTCGGCCGTTTGAAAAAGGCCATGTATGACAAGAAGATAAAAAAATGGCTGAAGAATCAGTAA
- a CDS encoding Hpt domain-containing protein has product MPSLKDKLDALNKKYAANAGSRVAEIEACLEAYIAGSSDTDLEALYRKAHALAGTAKTFGLPEMSVTAKKLELEARTVENAHGVEKLLPLMDELKKLIPS; this is encoded by the coding sequence ATGCCTAGTCTTAAAGATAAACTTGATGCGCTGAATAAGAAATATGCAGCCAACGCCGGAAGTCGGGTGGCTGAGATTGAAGCGTGTCTTGAAGCATACATTGCAGGCTCTTCTGATACAGATCTTGAAGCACTGTATCGCAAGGCTCATGCCCTTGCCGGGACTGCAAAGACATTCGGGCTTCCGGAAATGAGTGTTACGGCCAAAAAGCTTGAGCTTGAGGCTAGAACTGTGGAAAATGCACATGGGGTGGAAAAGCTTTTGCCTCTGATGGATGAATTGAAAAAACTCATACCATCCTGA
- a CDS encoding transcription antitermination factor NusB has product MGKKFSIAGPRGLALECVSKTVDGGLDAQAALDVVLSSADIDSRDRGFVTELFYGYLRMRIRINRVLGCFLSRPEGLPVKIMQILGLASHEILHMDRVPAYASVDWGVDAAKAFSKGKLGGLANAVLRKVARVSEDGLDEDFFKRNSHSELEELSACYSCPEWIVDLWLKSYGRDTAHNYLKAQIKAPAAGFVLDVRDKNAASVADAVTNDSELIEGDGAGFAFPSGYRPESFSDLPGHLCVRQSYAARQALASLDPLTWDTPVWDACAGRGGKSRYLVRSGIKNVLASDPHQGRLAMLDSELPDLAKFRASAIAPPLADESLGTVLLDVPCSGLGGLSRRPDTKFKRSLEDTDSLVVLQSKILDNCWKAVRKGGKLAYITCTLNPDENESQISKFIARTPDAEVVNEWSTPEDSGLNEFLYSALLEKK; this is encoded by the coding sequence ATGGGTAAAAAATTTTCCATAGCCGGCCCCCGTGGGCTGGCATTAGAATGTGTGTCCAAAACCGTTGACGGCGGTCTGGATGCCCAGGCGGCTCTTGATGTCGTGCTCAGCTCGGCTGATATTGACTCCCGTGACCGGGGCTTTGTTACGGAACTTTTTTACGGTTATCTTCGGATGAGGATTCGTATCAACAGAGTTCTGGGTTGTTTTCTTTCGCGCCCTGAGGGTCTTCCTGTAAAAATTATGCAGATACTGGGCCTTGCTTCCCATGAAATACTGCATATGGACCGTGTTCCTGCTTATGCCTCGGTTGACTGGGGTGTTGATGCGGCCAAAGCCTTTTCCAAAGGAAAGCTCGGCGGTCTGGCCAATGCTGTTCTGCGTAAAGTGGCCAGAGTTTCAGAAGATGGGCTGGATGAAGATTTTTTCAAAAGGAACAGTCATTCCGAGCTGGAAGAGTTGTCCGCATGCTATTCCTGTCCTGAATGGATTGTTGATCTCTGGCTTAAAAGCTATGGCCGGGATACCGCGCACAATTATCTTAAAGCACAGATAAAGGCTCCGGCAGCAGGCTTTGTGCTGGATGTTCGTGACAAAAATGCCGCTTCTGTTGCTGACGCAGTCACTAATGATTCCGAACTTATCGAAGGTGACGGAGCTGGTTTTGCCTTTCCTTCAGGATATCGTCCTGAAAGTTTCAGTGATCTTCCCGGACATTTGTGCGTGAGGCAGAGCTATGCAGCAAGACAGGCTCTGGCAAGTCTTGATCCTTTAACCTGGGATACTCCGGTCTGGGATGCCTGCGCTGGACGTGGCGGAAAGTCCAGATATCTTGTTCGTTCCGGAATTAAGAATGTTCTGGCAAGTGATCCCCATCAGGGAAGGCTGGCAATGCTTGATAGCGAGCTTCCTGATCTTGCCAAGTTCAGGGCTTCGGCAATTGCACCACCTCTTGCTGATGAAAGCCTCGGTACTGTTTTGCTTGATGTTCCCTGTTCAGGACTGGGGGGCTTAAGCCGTAGACCGGATACAAAATTTAAGCGCAGCCTTGAGGATACCGATTCTCTGGTTGTTCTACAGTCTAAAATTCTCGACAATTGCTGGAAGGCCGTAAGAAAGGGCGGTAAGCTGGCTTATATCACCTGCACGCTGAACCCGGACGAGAATGAAAGTCAGATCAGCAAATTTATTGCGCGTACACCTGATGCCGAAGTTGTAAATGAGTGGTCGACACCGGAAGATTCAGGATTAAACGAGTTTCTGTATTCTGCCCTTCTTGAAAAAAAATAA
- a CDS encoding tetratricopeptide repeat protein has protein sequence MSTPSTNIEREKIKGIFSSQTVQKIGTGTTVRRTISKMYWQAEELDSGAIEIQALNTSYIPAGPKKEISKEEFLSKYSPEPEFYVSTVYPKMQELNSTIQRGEKARQAGATYSAEFEFQKAIGVDADNVKANFGLGLTYMERGETHKANDIFERLVKLDAAFKQEHKHLFNEFGINLRKTGMQDQAIDYYNRALEMSSRDENLHYNMARAYYEKGELKSCIEHLEKALEINPEHEEAQKFLDYAKKMQSQNAQR, from the coding sequence GTGTCCACTCCTTCTACAAACATTGAACGAGAAAAAATCAAAGGTATTTTTTCAAGTCAGACTGTACAGAAAATAGGTACAGGTACCACGGTCCGTAGAACGATCAGTAAAATGTACTGGCAGGCAGAAGAGCTGGACTCCGGTGCAATCGAAATACAGGCCTTGAACACCAGCTACATACCTGCCGGACCGAAGAAGGAAATAAGCAAAGAAGAATTTCTGTCTAAATATTCACCTGAACCGGAATTCTATGTCTCAACAGTCTACCCCAAAATGCAGGAGCTGAATTCGACCATCCAGCGTGGTGAAAAAGCACGTCAGGCCGGGGCGACATATTCAGCTGAATTTGAATTTCAAAAGGCTATCGGAGTTGATGCGGACAATGTAAAAGCAAACTTCGGGCTTGGTCTTACATACATGGAGCGTGGAGAAACCCACAAAGCAAATGATATTTTTGAAAGACTGGTGAAACTTGATGCAGCTTTCAAACAGGAACACAAACACCTGTTTAATGAATTTGGAATTAACTTAAGAAAGACAGGTATGCAGGATCAGGCTATAGATTATTATAACCGAGCCCTTGAAATGTCCTCAAGGGATGAAAACCTGCATTATAATATGGCCAGAGCTTACTATGAAAAAGGCGAATTAAAATCATGCATAGAACATCTGGAAAAAGCTCTGGAAATCAATCCTGAACATGAAGAAGCCCAGAAATTTCTGGACTACGCTAAAAAAATGCAGAGCCAGAACGCTCAGAGATAA